TATAAATTCCccccctcccttctttttttcatttgaggCCACCTGTACAATTGTTTGCATGTTTGGGCTAGGTTTATtctgtggaataagttcactttatgaccctcaaaagtgatcgaaatctaatccatgaccctaaaccacaaaaccggatatctcgacccccaactcttaaaaccggtgcaatttgactcccttggtggttttggaggacagtttcgctgacgtggcgcttacatgtcagtattgactcggtcttctGTCCACATggtgttgacgtggcgcttaggtggcattagaaataaaaaaaatatacgtgggacccatttgtcattcaccaaAAGTataggtgggacccactgacatgtggggcccacataaatcatatcctcccctctctctttctctccgcGAGTGTGGGACggtggccagcggcggcggagacctGGGAGTGGCACTggagcggcgacagcggcgtgcgggcgagggccggagcggcggcggcggagatcgagaCTGCCGTGGAAGGTTGGCCGTCGGAAGGAAGAAAACGGGCCACGAGAATGGCCGCGTCCTCGCCACCCTCAGCCCCGTGACTGTACTATCCACCACTATGCTCCACGCCCTCTCTGCCGGCCACGACGCACCCGCCTCCGCCGTtctcccgccgcgcccacgaACGCGTAAGGGCCGCTTGCGTCTCGCCACCGCGACTCGCGTCGGCATCCCCTCGAAGATGGCGGCATCCGGCGGTGGCTTCTCCTGCACCTGCGACGGCGGCTGCGTTGAaggcgggaggagcggcgcgagcgggggaggcgccgccgccgccgatggacgCGGTCGGCGTGCTGAGCCGGCCGACAACGACGCGACCACACGCGAGTTGGGAGGCATCTGCGTCGAGCATTCTCCTGCTGGTTGCTGAGGCAATCGGCAAGGGGCGACAGATGAGGACTGGCTGGACTGCGGCTAGCAAGCACAAGCGGTAGCAACAGGCAGTGCATGTGTGTACTAACATCAAGCGGCAAGCCAACAAGCAAAGGGCTGACAGGTTCACCGCGTTGTCCTCGACCATCTGCCTCGTCGCCGCTTCGCTGATCAGCGTCCAGTGATCCGAGTTGAATAGCCACCACCTTCCCGGCGAGCACGTTCCTGTACGTAGCACTGGCTGTCGAGCTCCCCCGGCGTGCCGTGGTCTAGGTGCACCCACGCCGTCTCCTCCGCGTCCGGCGGGCACACGGCCCGGAGCTCGTCGCCATACTGCGCGTCTTCGTTCACCATGGGGTATATCCGCTGCGAGAAGGAGGAGCAGCGCGAGCGcgtcgaggcggccggagcggacgGTGTAGCTGATCgcctgcgggcggcggcggcgcccgggctGAGCTCCACCACGGTGAAGATGGAGGAGaccacagcggcggcggcgggaggcacaCGCGGCGGGGTACGGCGAGCTCGGCCGCGCCCTGCTCGACCTGCAGGTCGCCACCGCCACACCCGCGTCTCCGTTGCGCTGCTCGTAGGCCGCCGCTCCACACCTGCGCCTCCGCCGCTCGGGACTCCGTGCAGCCGCAGCCGCTCGCCGCAGTCTCCGCCAGCCGCCGCGACACCCGCAGAATCTCTCGGGTTCTGAGGGGAGCTCGGCCGCCGACGACATCTCGATGTCGGCCGTCGGGTGGtgcgggtggtggtggcagcggcacGACATGGACTCCAGcctacctccgccgccgccacttcagctcccgccgtccgccgctgcttcagcccccgcccgccgccgctcgctccccGCGGACGGCtgtaggggagagggagagaaatagagaagggaggaggggaggaagaagaaacggaTAAGatggcatgtggggcccacatgtcagtggaaTCCACAattgtgtgtgtgaatgacaaacgggtcccacgTATATCTTTTTAATTGAAATGCTatctaagcgccacgtcagcacacaGACTAGGTCAATACcgtcacgtcagcgaaaccgccctctaaaaccgccaagggagtcaaattgcaccggttttaatagtttgagggtcgagatatccgatTTTGCGGTTTAGGCTCATGGATTATATtccgatcacttttgagggtcatcaagtgaacttattccttattcTGTAGCTTGGGCGCCCAACCAGCAGGTCGCCTTCaattcggcccaaaaccgcaCAAGCGTGTTGACAACTTTACATGTCTTGCGGGCCATAGCGTGGTGAAAACCGACGTCGCCGCCTCTACCTGAAATTTTTacaatttggtcctttttgaaaacttattttataaatagacccctgggaaaacttaaaccggaaatggtccttttcgggacgccagagtggctggcgccgtaccccaacatagcggcgccagccacactggcgccgtgcccgtgccaccgtggcaatagggctgtcgtggaggtgctgactaggccgaagggggcgccagccaaagtggcgccgcccctcatagaacggcgccagcatggctggcgcgcccctcctctaCGGGCCCCACCAACTTTCTCCCCCCCCCAAATTTTCGCCAAGTCTGTTCTGCCTCCAGGCaacggctggcgccccccccgaccgcggcgccagggtggctggcgcccccctccTCCACCCATCGAAGCCCTTCTGCCTCCGGGCctcggctggcgccgccctcatggaccacggcgcctgggtagctggcgccgccctcccccagcCCGAAACCCTTCTGCCACGCGGCACTGGCTGGCGCTGCCCTTCTCAACCTCGGCGCCAGGGTGGTTGGCGCCGCCCTCTGCCTCCCTGCAAATTGTAGATccatattgcacaaatgtaccaattcacagttcgcaattcaaatcacaattcacagatTCGTACAGACTAAAACAAGTTCcaattgcacaaatcacaatgccaaaagtccatcacatagtccatcacatattccacacattaaacaatgccaaaagtccatcacatgtcccacacatcaaacaatgcaaaaagtccatcctatattccacacatgaaacaatgtcaaaagtccatcacatagtcctcacatagtccatcacattttatatcacatagtgcaccacatatgtcatactaccaaccaataaattaacttcatacaaattacttcttccgttggcgccgaattgcttgcgagcccggagagtacctacatttgaaaatccaatgtttaaaacattttaaaaacaaaataagggaaatcaaataacatttgAGAATGGTAAGCTCATTTTACCTCTTTTTCGCTGCCCGAGTGGATCGCAAGTTGTATTGCGTGGGTTGCGTCCCCTGAGGCGCGTCGGGAAGCTGTGACATGTCTATCTCCTCGGCATCTGGTGCGACgtagtcctcatcctcctcgtcctcatcgtcatcgtcgtcgctaggtggagccggcgccttcccctttcccctcccttgcttaatgcgtgacgacgacgagccaccaACTCCTTCACGCTCTTCTATCCTGATGGAGTGTCGAGCAGTACTTGGACGCGCGGAttgaggtagtggtggtggtagtctccccggttggtacacgtcgtccaatccaaccgacctgcaacctaatcttgctgcaagtttccggcacctttgacgaactttctgcatttcaaaaaaaaaagaagtttgttaggcataactcaagtaatgcaaagtgctaaataaattttacctcTAAAACATTGCGGAGCGTGTTCTCCGTGTCCTCACCACCCCTCGGAGCTTGGAGGGCATGCCCCATTTCATTCACACTCCTGAGGAGCTCTCTCGACTGAAAGCGTGAAAAGATATATGTTAGGGTCTAGGGTGCAAATGTAAGTAACTTTGACAAATGCAAGAAAACTTACGACTTTGTCTCTAAGTGGGGCGTGCTCCATTTGATATCCAACTCTAGTCCGGACATCATAGGGATTCCGCCCCTCATCGGAGTCGCGGTCATCCTCTATGTCGGCTTCCGTCCAAGTAGGGCGGAGGAACAGTCTATATGTCCTATGCAGCCAACGAAGGTACTCTGAGAAAAGATGATTTTGGTGTATAGTTTCGATGTACCTATCGTTCCTTCCGGCTGTTCTCCATTCATCAATGTATCTATTATGCTCTAGCCCCCAGTCTTTCACCTTCTTTGTTCTCACCCTGTCATACCTAGACAAGTAGAAGGTGATGAAATAGTAGTGAGCATCGACAAGGGTTAAATGGTACAAAATTGAACATTGACAATGAAAGCAAACAAAGATAAGAAATATTTACTTGTGTAATTCAACTCCAGTTGAGATGTCCTCAACCGGCCAATCTTGTTTCTTCCCGAACTGTCGCATGACACGGTGCGGAAGGTGGTACTCAACTGCCCAGAAACAAATCAATGGGCACTGGTACATGAAATAGTCAGAGTCTCGATTGCACATCGAGTTCAGGGTCAGGCTTGAAGCCTCATTTGTGTGGTATGGTAACCACTCAATCTGCAAAAGTTGAAGAGATGTCGTTGGTTAGTATCTCAATTAAAGAAGTAAATGTCTAACTAGAAGTGATATTGGAAGTACTTACATGTTGAGGCTGCAAGCAGTCCATCTCATTGACATAATGCTTGTATGCCACATCCCGGTGAGCATGTGCAGTGGCAGTACTCTCAAAAAGGTAGGCCACTGTCTTCTCCATGTCTGGCTCATTGTAGGGCCAAGGAGTGAAGCTTTGCCTCCACTTAGGCCTTCCAACCGGTAGTCTTAACCACATCCACATCTGAATCAATAGCACACAACCACTCATGTTGGATGATGGTGCCTGACGACAACAGGCCTCACAGAGCTGTCTATATGTCCACACTAACACTGCTGACCCCCAACTGAAACGGCCCAGATCACCAAGGTTGGCGACCAAAGGAATCCATATCGCCGAAGCAATGTCACCCCCAGCATCAGGAAACAGAACCCCTCCCAACAAGTGCAAGATGTATGCACGGGCATAACACTCAACACGCCATGGCTCAGCATCGTCGTCAAGATGTGAGAAGTTCTGACTCAGCCAAGACAGGGGTATTCcattctgcttcttcttcccccCTTGCCCCTGCTCAATGTTCAGTGGAATGCCAAACAGCTGCTGCACTTGTGCATGCCATCCAGGAGTATCTGTCTTGCCCGTCACGGCATGCCCCCGTAATGGGAGGGCCAAGATCATAGCCACATCCTGTAGAGTGATGGTCATCTCACCACTGGGGAGGTGGAAGCTGTGTGTCTCAGGCCTCCATCTGTCCACAAGTGCTGTCAACGCAGGAGCGTTGAACACTGGCATTCCTCTGCTCACGACCAAGGCCACCCCGAGCAACCCGGCAGCCCTTAGGTACGGGATGTACCTATCGTCGAACACTGGGGGGGCATGAGCTCTGACTCGGAGCGGTTGAAGTACCTGCATTAGCAATTGTAAATCAATTAGTTAATATAATGTCAAATACACGCTACCGATACTTATGCACAAGTGAATCAATGCCGATTCATACCCTCCCCGCCTCGATCGCAGCCCCGCGATGACGGGCCTCGTAGTACGCCTCCAAGGCTGGGTAAGTCGGCGGTTGTCCCTCCTCGGCCATCCTACATGAAAAAGTAATAAATTCACCGTTAGTTACCAatgtgacatatattaaaagaaaatgaatgcgAGAACATGAGtaggaaaacaaaatatttacctCCCTaacacttaaattttttttggacttcttcttttttggacgCTTAGGACACTTAGTTTTCTTGTGACCCTCCTGGTGACACAACGAGCATCTATTTTGCACCGGCGCAGCATCAAGTTGAACGCATGAAGGTGGTTTCCTTCCAGAACCACCCAGACCTGAGTCCATTTCGTTCTTGAATCgtttcgatctcctcttccctctTGTTTTAATCTTCAAATTTGGGTCAGCAACAAATTCTTCACCATCGTACGATGGCCACTGTGTGGGGTCGAGGTATGGCTCAAAGCGACTTGCCCATGTGTTCACAACGGCTCTTGAAGAGAACTGATACGGCATTCGGTTGGGAGATTCCTTATCAATTGCATGAATCAGATAAACGTGTATAAGATGTGAGCAAGGCATATGGTAGAGCAATGGCCTTTGGCAAGAACATGAGTTCCCCTCACCTTCAACTTTGAAGGCTCTTGCGCCGAATCTAACACCACCACGCGTTATACCACCCCTCTCTGTGACCTCGTATGTCTTTTTCTGCTTATCGAAACACCTTGCAGTGTGTTTGTTCGCCTTACTTTCTTGCACCTTCATCTTACTGTCAACCTTGGTGGACCAACGCTGCCCTAACTGGACTCGCTTCAAAGCTTCATCATGTCTGTTCACAAAGTAGTCATTACACTTCATGAACGTAAATGATACGATGGCCGTCACTGGAAGCTTACGAACACC
The window above is part of the Oryza sativa Japonica Group chromosome 7, ASM3414082v1 genome. Proteins encoded here:
- the LOC107281536 gene encoding protein MAIN-LIKE 1-like, with the translated sequence MAEEGQPPTYPALEAYYEARHRGAAIEAGRVLQPLRVRAHAPPVFDDRYIPYLRAAGLLGVALVVSRGMPVFNAPALTALVDRWRPETHSFHLPSGEMTITLQDVAMILALPLRGHAVTGKTDTPGWHAQVQQLFGIPLNIEQGQGGKKKQNGIPLSWLSQNFSHLDDDAEPWRVECYARAYILHLLGGVLFPDAGGDIASAIWIPLVANLGDLGRFSWGSAVLVWTYRQLCEACCRQAPSSNMSGCVLLIQMWMWLRLPVGRPKWRQSFTPWPYNEPDMEKTVAYLFESTATAHAHRDVAYKHYVNEMDCLQPQHIEWLPYHTNEASSLTLNSMCNRDSDYFMYQCPLICFWAVEYHLPHRVMRQFGKKQDWPVEDISTGVELHKYDRVRTKKVKDWGLEHNRYIDEWRTAGRNDRYIETIHQNHLFSEYLRWLHRTYRLFLRPTWTEADIEDDRDSDEGRNPYDVRTRVGYQMEHAPLRDKVSRELLRSVNEMGHALQAPRGGEDTENTLRNVLEKVRQRCRKLAARLGCRSVGLDDVYQPGRLPPPLPQSARPSTARHSIRIEEREGVGGSSSSRIKQGRGKGKAPAPPSDDDDDEDEEDEDYVAPDAEEIDMSQLPDAPQGTQPTQYNLRSTRAAKKRYSPGSQAIRRQRKK